The following DNA comes from Halobacillus litoralis.
TGATGACAGTTGGAATCGAGGTCATTATCGGAACGGTGCAAGATATTATCAACCAGCGTGCTGGAGAACCGGCCATGGTGACCGCATGGACTGCTTTAGTGGCTGCATTTGTCATGTATGCCGTCTACCGTTACAACTTGAATTTGTCAAAAAAAATCAACAGTAGTGCTATCTACGCCGCTGCTCAGGATAACCGTTCGGATGCCTTGGTGAGTATAGGGGCAAGCATTGGAATTTTCGGTGCTCAATTTGGTGTCTTCTGGCTGGATCCTTTAGCAGGATTGGTGGTAGGTTTGATAATTTGCAAGACAGCATGGGACATCTTTAAAACAGCAACACACAGTTTGACAGATGGATTCGATGAAGGAGAAATTGAACATATCCGGGAAACTATTGCTGCCCATCCTGGTGTATGGTCTGTGAAAGATGTCAAAGCGAGAATGCAAGGGAATCAGACACTTGTGGAAGCGACTATTCATGTCAATCCAGACATTACCATCCAACAAGGGCATGATATTACTGATGAAGTAGAAGAGCTTCTTGAAAAAGAACAGAACATCGGTTACGCCCACCTTCATATTGAACCCTATGAAAAATAAAAAAACCACAAAAAAACTGCACCTGCCAGAAGGATGCCACTGAAGAACTGCAACTTTTTGAGCTATAAAGCAAATAAAGAAGCCGAGTTGAGCGATATTATCGTGCAACTCGGCTTCTTTTATCATTTCGATGAAACATTTGGACGCTTACTCCCCCGTGTGCTTTAGTGGCAAGCATCCACAAATCAGCGATTCGTCAGAAGCAGAACAAAATTTAACAGCTCACTAGATTGAAAAGTTTTTTTCAATGGTTTCGCTGGAAGAGGCCTTTTTTAATCAGGAGAATTTATGTATCAGTTCCTTCAGTTCATTCCAACCATAGGCCGTTTCCTCATAGGTTCCTTGCCCGATAGTCACCTTTTCAGCTTCAATCGGATCTGCTCCATACTTGATATAAAACCTGCTGGAAGGATTATGGGTAAGCACCCAGACAAGTAGTGACTCATAACCCGCTTTTTCCATTCCTTCTGCAAACACCTTTAATAACTGCTTACCATACCCTTGACCTTGATATTCATCCAATAAATAAATCGCATAGATTTCTCCATCAAATCCATAGTTTTTCGTGCGCTCTTTTCCGCCAGAGACGAAACCGACGACTTCCTTCTCATCGTTTTCGATAACGAAAGCGATTTGACCATTCACAGGCGTCCGCAATACCGTTTCCCATAATGCAATCCGGTGTTCTACTGTCGTGTTGCTTAAGTCTCTTTCATCAATCAAATCTTTATAAGTGGATTTCCAGCTTTTCACATGAATTTCAGCGATGGTTTCTGCATCTTCAAAATGGGCAACTCTTACTTCAGGCATTTCCCTCTTCCCTTCCATCCTCTTTTTTTATATTGTAACAAAAAAAGACGATGCTCGTATGGCACCATCTTTTCACCCATTTGTTCATCTACATTGAAAACTGGAGATATGGCGTGTGTCAAACCCTGTGTATATCCACTGGCGTTGTCGCCGTTGCCAACGGTATCCTGCTACCGAAGTTCTGCCTATGAATGTCGGATAGAACCAGAATGAACGCCCATTTTCAAGACGAATCCATGTGTACCGGTACAAACATCCGAATAATGACCCTGGGTCCACGGCAAACAGTGTAGCATTTTGCGCTTGTGGTGGCGATGTTGGAGGTGGCGGCAATTGTCCGCCTGGTCCTCCTCCGGGTGGGGGTCCCTGTGGCGGTTGACCAGGTCCTCCTCCGAATGGCGGTCCTTGCGGCGGTTGGCCAGGACCTCCTCCGAATGGTGGTCCTTGCGGCGGTTGGCCAGGTCCTCCTCCGAATGGTGGTCCTTGCGGCGGTTGGCCAGGACCTCCCCCGAATGGCGGTCCTTGCCCAGGCCATATCTGCCCAAAAGGAAATCCTTGCTGTCGGTCCATAACGATCAATTCCTTTCTCGGAAGTATCCCTATACGATATGCACCACATAGGCAGGTGTGATTACAGCGTCAGAAGAAAAACAGAGCCGATGGCACAAAGGACGACGAAAATGATATGAATATTCAGCCAAGCCAAAAAAATCGTCACTAAACCAGCGATCACGCCTATTTGGGGGGCATCTGGTTTTACACTCATGATCCCCGGGAAGATCAAAGCTCCCAAAGCAGCATAAGGAATAGCATTCAACCACCGATCCACCCACTTAGGGAATGTAATGAAATCCACTATCAGTGCAGG
Coding sequences within:
- a CDS encoding cation diffusion facilitator family transporter, which translates into the protein MSEYSNLKMGERGAWVSIIAYLLLATAKLIIASFGNSEALRADGLNNTTDVIASVAVLVGLKISRKPPDEDHHYGHFRAETIASLIAAFIMMTVGIEVIIGTVQDIINQRAGEPAMVTAWTALVAAFVMYAVYRYNLNLSKKINSSAIYAAAQDNRSDALVSIGASIGIFGAQFGVFWLDPLAGLVVGLIICKTAWDIFKTATHSLTDGFDEGEIEHIRETIAAHPGVWSVKDVKARMQGNQTLVEATIHVNPDITIQQGHDITDEVEELLEKEQNIGYAHLHIEPYEK
- a CDS encoding GNAT family N-acetyltransferase, which encodes MPEVRVAHFEDAETIAEIHVKSWKSTYKDLIDERDLSNTTVEHRIALWETVLRTPVNGQIAFVIENDEKEVVGFVSGGKERTKNYGFDGEIYAIYLLDEYQGQGYGKQLLKVFAEGMEKAGYESLLVWVLTHNPSSRFYIKYGADPIEAEKVTIGQGTYEETAYGWNELKELIHKFS
- a CDS encoding AzlD domain-containing protein; protein product: MIIWMIIGMAVVTAIPRLVPALIVDFITFPKWVDRWLNAIPYAALGALIFPGIMSVKPDAPQIGVIAGLVTIFLAWLNIHIIFVVLCAIGSVFLLTL